Proteins encoded by one window of Nasonia vitripennis strain AsymCx chromosome 5, Nvit_psr_1.1, whole genome shotgun sequence:
- the LOC100117328 gene encoding HD domain-containing protein 2, translating into MNSKMDVKKMMEFMELIGRLKHLKRTGWVIRNVPDPETISGHMYRMAMLSFLVDPKENLDKSKLIEMALVHDLAECIVGDITPHCGVSPEDKHRMEDEAMEKICKNLGDRGAEMLKLFREYEKQESAEACYVKDLDRIDLLMQAFEYEKRDNSPGHLQEFFTNTQEKIKDPFLGDIVREINSQREALSKTLANGN; encoded by the exons ATGAACTCCAAAATGGACGTGAAAAAGATGATGGAATTCATGGAGCTTATCGGCAGATTGAAG cACCTGAAAAGGACAGGCTGGGTGATTAGAAATGTTCCTGACCCTGAAACTATTTCAGGTCACATGTACAGAATGGCTATGTTATCCTTCTTAGTTGACCCTAAAGAGAACCTAGACAAATCAAA ATTGATTGAGATGGCATTAGTCCATGACTTGGCGGAGTGCATTGTTGGTGATATCACCCCACACTGCGGTGTATCACCAGAAGATAAGCACAGGATGGAAGATGAAGCAATGGAAAAGATTTGTAAAAATCTTGGAGACAGGGGAGCTGAAATGCTCAAATTGTTTAGA GAATATGAGAAGCAAGAATCTGCTGAAGCCTGTTACGTGAAAGATTTGGACAGAATAGATCTATTAATGCAAGCATTTGAGTACGAAAAACGTGATAATAGCCCTGGGCATCTACAggaattttttacaaacaccCAGGAAAAAATCAAGGATCCTTTCCTTGGTGACATTGTGAGGGAAATTAACAGTCAACGAGAAGCACTCTCCAAGACCCTGGCTAACGGTAATTGA
- the LOC100680436 gene encoding activator of basal transcription 1: MAKKRGKVISENKNNEDSVEERVESEENEKTEEDQNMEESEEENVNRKKMLAKPEKKKKRGIIYLSTIPRYMNVTKIREIFSAYGEIGRVYLQLADSELEDKKKLKKKKRKTPAKHFTEGWIEFESKKVAKFVAATLNNTQISTRKKSRFYDVIWNIKYLPRFKWTHLSERLAYERAVHKQRLRAEIAQAKREVNFFSYNVDRSKKLKMRAEKGESSNFVMPEIKQRETDMEIRKKKNQLQDEDRTEFLKSLFG, translated from the exons ATGGCGAAAAAACGTGGAAAAGTTATTtcggaaaataaaaacaacgaGGATTCGGTGGAAGAACGCGTGGAAagcgaagaaaatgaaaaaaccgaaGAAGACCAGAACATGGAAGAAAGCGAGGAAGAAAATGTGAACAGAAAAAAGATGTTAGCCAAAccggagaagaagaagaaaaggggCATTATTTACTTGTCAACAATACCACGATATATGAACGTTACTAAAATTCGTGAAATATTTTCCGCCTACGGAGAGATTGGCCGTGTGTATCTGCAGCTTGCTGACAGTG AATTAGAggataagaaaaaattgaagaaaaagaagaggaaaactCCAGCCAAGCACTTCACAGAAGGATGGATtgaatttgagagcaaaaaaGTGGCCAAATTTGTTGCAGCTACGTTGAATAATACACAAATTTCAACAAGAAAAAAGAGCAGATTTTATGATGTTATATGgaacataaaatatttacccAG GTTCAAGTGGACTCATCTCAGCGAACGATTAGCATATGAGAGAGCGGTTCATAAGCAAAGGTTAAGAGCTGAAATTGCCCAGGCAAAGAGAGAAGTGAACTTCTTCTCTTACAATGTTGATAGAAGCAAGAAACTGAAAATGCGAGCAGAGAAAGGTGAATCTTCCAACTTTGTCATGCCCGAAATCAAGCAGAGAGAAACAGATATGGAGAtcagaaagaagaagaatcaACTGCAAGATGAAGACAGAACAGAGTTCCTCAAATCGTTGTTTGGATAG